The Mycobacterium avium subsp. avium genomic sequence CTTGCCGAAGTAGGTGTCGCCCGCGCCGGCGACCAGCACCTCAATGTCGCCCAGCGCGTCCACCGCCTGTGCGACAAAGGATTTCACCGAGTTCGGGTCGGTGACGTCCAGGTGGAATCCCACCGCTTCGCCGCCGTCGGCGTTGATCTTGCCGACGATGTCGTTGAGCTTCTCCACCCGCCGGGCGCCCAGCGCGACCGGGAAGCCGTGCGCCGCGAGCTCGATCGCGGTGGCCTCGCCGATCCCGGAGGAGGCCCCGGCCACGATGGCCGGGCGACGTTCGGGCAACGGATCAAACCGGGGCATTCAGCGGACCTCCACGCTCATGGGTAGGTGAGCGAATCCGCGGACATTGCTGGAGTGGACGCGGACGGCGTTGGCCTCGTCCACCTCATATCCGCGGATTCGCTTGAACAACTCGGTGAGCGCAACTCGGGCCTCCATCCGCGCCAGATGCGCGCCCAGGCAGAAGTGTGCGCCACTACCGAAACTCAACAGTTTGGGCCCGATTTCGCGCCCGATCAGATAATCGTCGGGGTTGTCGAAGACCCGCTCGTCGCGGTGCCCGGACCCGGGCAACAGCAGCAGGACGTCGCCCTCGGGAATGGTGGTGTCGTACAGGGTCAGCGGCCCGGAGACGGTGCGGGCCAGGATCTGGCTGGAGGTGTCGTAGCGCAACGTCTCCTCGACCCACAACGGCACCCGGGACAGGTCGTCGTAGACGGGCGTCAGCTGGTCGGGGTTCTTGTGGCCCCAAAACGCGGCATTGGCAAGCAGTTTGGTGGTGGTCTCGTTACCGGCGATCACCATCAGGAACATGAACCCGAGCACCTCGTCGTCGGTGAGCCGATCGCCGTCGATCTCGGCCTCCAGCAGCGCCGACGTCAGGTCCCCGGTGGGCTTCTTGCGCCGCTCCTCGACCATCCCCTGGTAATAGACGATGAGGTTGAGCGAGGCCTCGACCGCCTCCGGCGGCACGTCGGTGACCCCCTCCTCGCGGTGCATCACGCCGTCGGCCCAGGCCCGCACCTGAACTCGATCGGCCTGGGGCACACCCATCAGCTCGGAGATGACGTCCATGGGCAGCTTGCCGGCGAATTCGTCGACATAGTCGACGGCGCCGCCGGCCGCAGAGCCCGCCTTGTCCAGCATGGTGTCGAGGTGCTGGGTGGCGATCTCGGTGACCCGGGGCTCCAGTTCGCGAATCCGCCTGGGCGTGAACCCCTTCGAGACCAGCGTGCGCAGCCGCAGATGAGCGGGGTCATCCATCGCCAGGAACGACATCGTCTTGGAGGCGTGCGGGCCGCGGGATGCCGGGTCCAGCGAGACGCCGTACTTGTTGGAAAGCGTTGTGCTGTTGCGGAATCCCTGCAGCACGTCTTGATGCCGGGACAGCGCCCAGAACTTCAGTTCGTCGTTGCGGTACAGGGGGGCCTCATCGCGAAGCCGCTTGTAGTACGGGTAGGGGTCTTCGTGGAAGTCGTAATCGTAGGGATCGAGCACCAACTCGTGGTCGCCCACATGGACGGTCATCGTGTGTCTCCAGCCTCTGTCTCTGGGCTTGCCTGTGTGGTGCCGGTCAGGATGAGCCGCACCACGTAGGCCAGCCGATCGGCGATCTCGCGGTAGCTGAACTCGCCGCTGCCGGCCTGGACCAGCGCGCCGAAGAACGACATCTCCAGCGCCGACACCGTGGTCGGGTCGGCGTCGGGGCCCATCGCCGAGGTGATCCGGCGGTGGATCTCCACCCCGATCCGGTCGCGCGCCGCGCGCACCGCGGGATCGGCGCCGCCGCTGAGCAATGCCGTCGTGCAGGCCGCGCTCACCTCCGGCTCGTCGGCGACCACCAGGGCCAGGTGCCGCAGCACCTGTTCGACCCGGGTCGGCATCGGGTCGTTGACGTCGGTGAAGTAGGGGACCTGGCGCACCAGGTCCAGGTAGACCTCGGCGATCAGGTGGTTCTTCGACGAGAAGTAGGTGTAGGCGGTGGCGGGGGCGACCTTGGCGCGGGCCGCCACCGCACGCACCGTCAGGTCGGAGTAGGACTTCTCCCGCAGCGTTTCGATCCCGGCGGCCAGCACCTTGCGGAAGGTCTCCTCCTGGCGCCGGTTGCGCGGCGGCTGACCGGTCTCACCGCCGGCATCGGATGTGATAGTCACCAGGGCGTCGCTGGACACATGTCCAAGCTAGCGGACCGGTTCGCCACGAAGCAAGCCCGATCCGGAAAGACACCGGTTAATCAGCTGTTTTCGCGCCGTTTCGGGTGGCTTGCCGCGGTCGCCCCTTGCACCGCCTATGGGCGGGAGACTATGGTTCGATCGGACAATATCGGACAACTGTCCACTAGCTTGGCGGGCCGGCTTCGACGGTCGCGCAGACGGGAGCACGAGATGGCCTTGCTGGCCGAGGGCGTGAGTGAACTGTTCATCGACGGCAAGATGTCGGCCGGCAACGCCGGCACCTTCCCGACGGTCAATCCGGCGACCGAGGAAGTGCTCGGCGTGGCCGCCAACGCCGACGCCGCCGACATGGACCGCGCGATCGACGCCGCGCGGCGGGCGTTCGACGAGACGGACTGGTCGCGCAACACCGAGTTGCGGGTGCGCTGCGTGCGCCAGCTGCGCGACGCCATGCGCGAACACATCGAGGAACTCCGCGACATCACCATCGCCGAGGTCGGCGCCCCGCGGATGCTCACCTCGGCCGCCCAGCTGGAGGGTCCGGTCGGCG encodes the following:
- a CDS encoding cytochrome P450; its protein translation is MTVHVGDHELVLDPYDYDFHEDPYPYYKRLRDEAPLYRNDELKFWALSRHQDVLQGFRNSTTLSNKYGVSLDPASRGPHASKTMSFLAMDDPAHLRLRTLVSKGFTPRRIRELEPRVTEIATQHLDTMLDKAGSAAGGAVDYVDEFAGKLPMDVISELMGVPQADRVQVRAWADGVMHREEGVTDVPPEAVEASLNLIVYYQGMVEERRKKPTGDLTSALLEAEIDGDRLTDDEVLGFMFLMVIAGNETTTKLLANAAFWGHKNPDQLTPVYDDLSRVPLWVEETLRYDTSSQILARTVSGPLTLYDTTIPEGDVLLLLPGSGHRDERVFDNPDDYLIGREIGPKLLSFGSGAHFCLGAHLARMEARVALTELFKRIRGYEVDEANAVRVHSSNVRGFAHLPMSVEVR
- a CDS encoding TetR/AcrR family transcriptional regulator, yielding MSSDALVTITSDAGGETGQPPRNRRQEETFRKVLAAGIETLREKSYSDLTVRAVAARAKVAPATAYTYFSSKNHLIAEVYLDLVRQVPYFTDVNDPMPTRVEQVLRHLALVVADEPEVSAACTTALLSGGADPAVRAARDRIGVEIHRRITSAMGPDADPTTVSALEMSFFGALVQAGSGEFSYREIADRLAYVVRLILTGTTQASPETEAGDTR